CCTGGAACTGATACGCCAGTACCTGCTCCTGTTTGAGCAGCGACGCGATCGCGTCGGTCAACTGGATCTCTCCACCCTTGCCCGGCTGCGCATTCGCAAGATGGTCGAAGATGCGCGGCGACAGGATGTAGCGACCGACCACGCCGAGCGTCGACGGCGCCTCGGCAGGCGTTGGTTTCTCGACGATGCCATCGATCTGGTGGACATCGTTCAGTATCGAACCGCAGCGGACGATACCGTATTGGTCGGTCTCTTCGCGCGCTACGTTCTGCACGCCGATGACCGAACGGCGATAGTAGCTGTATCGCTCGACCATCTGGGTCATGACCGAAGGCTTTGCGTCGATCAGATCATCGGCCAGGATCACTGCGAAAGGCTCGTCGCCGACGAGCGGCCGCGCACAGAGTACCGCATGGCCGAGCCCGAGCGTCTCCGGCTGGCGGATGAACACGCAGTGCACGCCAGCGGGCAGGATCCCGCGCACGGTCGCCAGCAGCTTCTGGTTTCCCCGCTCTTCCAGCGCAGCCTCGAGTTCGGCTGCCTTGTCGAAATGGTCTTCGATTGCCCGCTTGTTGCGGCCGGTCACGAAGATCATCTCGGTCATGCCGGCGGCCACCGCTTCCTCGACCGCATACTGGATCAACGGCTTGTCGACGACCGGCAGCATCTCCTTGGGACTGGCCTTGGTTGCGGGCAGGAACCTGCTGCCCATGCCTGCCACCGGGAATACGGCCTTGGTGATCTCGCGCTTCATTCGGAATCTCCTTGGGTCAATGCACGCCCCGTCACATCGCACTCATCCGCGATTGTATGTGTCTTCGAAGCGGACGATGTCATCTTCGCCCAGGTACGTGCCCGACTGAACCTCGATCAGTTCGAGCGGGATGCGCCCGGGATTCTCGAGACGATGCTTCACACCCAACGGAATGTACGTCGACTCGTTCTCGCCAAGCATCACGACATCCTCGCCGCGGGTTACCCGGGCGGTCCCGCGCACGACAATCCAGTGCTCGGCACGGTGGTGGTGCATCTGCAAGGAAAGCTTCGATCCCGGGTTGACGGTGATCCGCTTGACCTGGAACCGATCGCCTTCGTCCACCGATTCGTAGGTACCCCAGGGCCGATGTACCTTCCGGTGGACCAACCCTTCGGTACGCTTCTGGTCCTTCAGCTTGTCGACGATCCTGCGTACGGCCTGCACGCTATCGCGATGGGATACGAGGATCGCATCCGCCGTCTCGATCACGACGATGCCCTCGACGCCGATTGCAGTAACGAGGCGGTTCTCGGAATAGAGATAGCTGTTCCGCACGTCCTCCAGGACGGTTTCGCCCACAGTGACGTTACCGTCGGCATCCTTCGCACCCACATCCCACAGGGCCTTCCAGGAGCCCAGGTCCGACCAGTCGTAGTCGACCGGGCGCACGACAGCGAGAGGGGTATGCTCCAGCACCGCATAGTCGACTGAGATGCTGGGGCAACGCTCGAACGCCGTCTGCGACAGTCGCGTGAAGTCGAGGTCGCGCTGGCCTTCCGACAGGGCCTGCCGGCAGGCGGCCAGCATCCCGGGCTGCAGCCGCTCGAGTTCGGACAGGAACACGCTGGCAGGAAACAGGAACATACCGCTGTTCCACAGATAGCTGCCCTCTGCAACAAACCGCTCTGCGCGCGCGAGATCGGGCTTCTCGACGAAACGGGATACCGTGCGGCAGGCCCCGTCGCCCGGGAGCGAATCGCCACAGGCGATGTATCCATACCCGGTCTCCGCCCAGCGCGGCCGGATGCCGAAGGTCACGAGATGCCCGGCGAGTGCGGCCGGTACCGCGGCCAGGACTTCCGAGCGGAATGCGGCGCCGTCGGTGATGAGGTGGTCGGACGGCAGCACCAGCATCAGGCCGGACGGATCCTGGTCGAGGATGCTGAGCGCGGCAATCGCAAGGGGCGGCGCGGTATTGCGGGCAACCGGCTCGAGGATGATGTCCCGCGCGGCGACGCCGATCTCCT
The window above is part of the Rhodocyclaceae bacterium genome. Proteins encoded here:
- a CDS encoding mannose-1-phosphate guanylyltransferase/mannose-6-phosphate isomerase, producing MSIHPVVLSGGSGTRLWPLSREALPKQFLKFHGDHSLLQGTILRTIGLTDSRAPTILANNEHRFLIAQQLQEIGVAARDIILEPVARNTAPPLAIAALSILDQDPSGLMLVLPSDHLITDGAAFRSEVLAAVPAALAGHLVTFGIRPRWAETGYGYIACGDSLPGDGACRTVSRFVEKPDLARAERFVAEGSYLWNSGMFLFPASVFLSELERLQPGMLAACRQALSEGQRDLDFTRLSQTAFERCPSISVDYAVLEHTPLAVVRPVDYDWSDLGSWKALWDVGAKDADGNVTVGETVLEDVRNSYLYSENRLVTAIGVEGIVVIETADAILVSHRDSVQAVRRIVDKLKDQKRTEGLVHRKVHRPWGTYESVDEGDRFQVKRITVNPGSKLSLQMHHHRAEHWIVVRGTARVTRGEDVVMLGENESTYIPLGVKHRLENPGRIPLELIEVQSGTYLGEDDIVRFEDTYNRG
- the galU gene encoding UTP--glucose-1-phosphate uridylyltransferase GalU, which translates into the protein MKREITKAVFPVAGMGSRFLPATKASPKEMLPVVDKPLIQYAVEEAVAAGMTEMIFVTGRNKRAIEDHFDKAAELEAALEERGNQKLLATVRGILPAGVHCVFIRQPETLGLGHAVLCARPLVGDEPFAVILADDLIDAKPSVMTQMVERYSYYRRSVIGVQNVAREETDQYGIVRCGSILNDVHQIDGIVEKPTPAEAPSTLGVVGRYILSPRIFDHLANAQPGKGGEIQLTDAIASLLKQEQVLAYQFQGTRYDCGSKIGYLKATIAFAMSHPDVSEEFIAHLRGVAATLPTIERGRAAA